In Paenibacillus phoenicis, one genomic interval encodes:
- a CDS encoding heavy metal translocating P-type ATPase: MEVVHRRTLPEVNQAAHQPNPGGKRRLDWKRLFSHRELLLALVSGGLMLTAWAWGMQGTMPWISMVLYIAAYTVGGYVKAREGLITLIKERDLDVNLLMIAAALGAASIGYWNEGAMLIFIFALSGALESFASERSRKDISALIAMKPETALRVGEDGMELVPVEALAVGDLLLVKPGEVIPADGIIRTGSSAVNQSAITGESIPVDKQPGDGVYAGTINGEGAIYVEVSSPAEGTLFAKIITLVEQAQQEVPGTQRFIKRLEGIYAKTIVAATLALILLTPWLLGWSWSFAFYKAMVFLVVASPCAIVSSVMPAMLSAMSKSARKGVLFKGGAHMDHLGSIRVVAFDKTGTLTEGSPVVTGLYTIEGVDPREVLAACAAAESLSEHPLAQAIVRKAQAEGLPIDGAEELRALPGWGIEAKVSGAAWRIGKADDGDWMLPGPLAEQLRRWIAEGHTVSVVQRDDAYVGLIALRDEVRPQAKAAIARLHELGVAVAMLTGDRSVTAHALAKEIGVDLVYADLLPQEKVAHVKALRERYGSVAMVGDGVNDAPALAAASVGIAMGGGGSGAALEVADVVLMNDSIERIAETISLARRARRIVKQNLVFAGAVILMLIVSNFAAGIPLPFGVVGHEGSTLLVILNGLRLLR; encoded by the coding sequence ATGGAAGTCGTCCATAGAAGAACATTGCCAGAAGTGAATCAAGCAGCCCATCAACCTAACCCGGGCGGGAAGCGGCGGTTGGATTGGAAGCGGCTCTTCAGCCACCGGGAGTTGCTGCTCGCTTTGGTCAGCGGCGGGTTAATGCTTACCGCATGGGCCTGGGGGATGCAAGGGACGATGCCTTGGATCTCAATGGTGCTGTATATTGCGGCCTATACGGTCGGGGGATATGTGAAAGCCCGGGAAGGCTTGATCACTTTAATCAAAGAGCGGGATTTGGATGTTAATTTGCTGATGATCGCGGCGGCGCTTGGGGCAGCCTCCATCGGCTATTGGAACGAAGGGGCGATGCTGATCTTTATCTTTGCATTAAGTGGCGCCTTGGAATCGTTCGCCAGCGAACGGAGCCGGAAGGACATCTCGGCGCTGATCGCGATGAAGCCGGAAACCGCGCTTCGCGTTGGCGAAGATGGGATGGAGCTGGTGCCGGTGGAGGCGCTGGCCGTGGGCGACCTGCTGCTGGTGAAGCCAGGGGAGGTGATCCCGGCCGACGGGATCATCCGCACCGGAAGCTCTGCGGTAAATCAATCGGCAATCACCGGAGAATCGATCCCGGTGGATAAACAGCCGGGGGATGGGGTGTATGCCGGAACGATCAATGGAGAAGGGGCGATTTATGTGGAGGTGTCCAGCCCGGCGGAAGGCACCTTGTTCGCCAAGATCATCACCCTTGTGGAGCAGGCTCAGCAGGAGGTGCCGGGGACGCAGCGGTTTATTAAGCGGCTTGAAGGCATTTACGCCAAGACAATTGTAGCCGCAACGCTAGCCCTCATCCTGCTCACGCCGTGGCTGCTTGGCTGGAGCTGGTCGTTCGCCTTTTACAAGGCGATGGTGTTTCTTGTAGTAGCTTCACCGTGCGCGATTGTATCGTCGGTGATGCCGGCCATGCTCTCGGCGATGTCGAAGAGCGCCCGCAAAGGCGTGCTGTTCAAGGGCGGAGCCCATATGGACCATCTGGGCAGCATTCGGGTCGTCGCGTTTGATAAAACCGGGACGCTGACGGAAGGCTCGCCGGTGGTGACCGGGCTGTACACCATCGAAGGCGTTGACCCGCGGGAGGTGCTGGCTGCCTGCGCTGCGGCGGAGAGCCTGTCGGAGCATCCGCTGGCTCAAGCGATCGTACGCAAGGCGCAAGCCGAAGGGCTGCCGATCGACGGGGCCGAGGAGCTGCGGGCGCTACCGGGCTGGGGCATCGAAGCGAAGGTCAGCGGCGCGGCGTGGCGCATCGGCAAGGCGGACGATGGCGACTGGATGCTACCGGGGCCGCTGGCTGAGCAGCTTCGCCGATGGATCGCCGAGGGGCACACCGTCTCCGTCGTTCAGCGGGACGATGCCTACGTCGGCCTCATCGCGCTCCGCGACGAGGTTCGCCCGCAGGCCAAGGCAGCCATCGCCCGGCTGCACGAGCTGGGTGTCGCCGTCGCGATGTTGACCGGCGACCGCAGCGTGACCGCACACGCGCTGGCCAAGGAGATCGGCGTCGACCTCGTGTACGCCGATCTGCTCCCGCAAGAGAAGGTCGCGCATGTCAAGGCGCTGCGGGAGCGCTATGGCAGCGTCGCGATGGTCGGCGACGGCGTCAACGACGCGCCGGCGCTCGCAGCCGCAAGCGTGGGCATCGCCATGGGCGGCGGCGGCAGCGGGGCCGCGCTGGAAGTGGCCGATGTCGTGCTGATGAACGACAGCATCGAGCGGATTGCGGAGACGATCTCGCTCGCCCGGCGGGCTCGGCGGATCGTGAAGCAGAACCTGGTTTTTGCCGGTGCCGTTATTCTGATGCTGATCGTAAGCAATTTTGCGGCAGGTATTCCGCTGCCGTTTGGTGTCGTGGGTCATGAGGGCAGCACGCTATTGGTGATTCTGAACGGGCTGCGGCTGCTTCGGTAG
- a CDS encoding homocysteine synthase, producing the protein MSEERQYAPETLAIHAGQEIDPTTYSRAVPLYQTTSYGFRDTEHAANLFGLKEFGNIYSRIMNPTNDVFEKRVAALEGGVGALATASGQAAVTFSILNIAGAGDEIVSSTSLYGGTYNLFSTTLPKLGVHVKFVDSSNPENFRAAITDKTKALYAETIGNPKGDVLDIEAVAAIAHEHGIPLIVDNTFPSPYLLRPIDFGADIVVHSATKFIGGHGTSIGGIIVDSGKFDWAASGKFPGLTEPDPSYHGVVYTQAVGPLAYIIKARVQLQRDLGASLSPFNAWLLLQGLETLHLRVERHSQNALKVAQYLEAHELVEWVSYAGLPSHPSYELAQKYLPKGQGAILTFEIRGGVEAGRKLINSVKLFSHLANVGDSKSLIIHPASTTHQQLTEAEQLAAGVTPGLIRLSVGTESIDDILYDLEQAIAASQA; encoded by the coding sequence ATGTCTGAAGAGCGTCAATATGCCCCAGAAACGCTGGCGATTCACGCCGGCCAGGAGATCGATCCCACTACATACTCCCGGGCGGTCCCGCTGTACCAAACGACGTCGTATGGTTTTCGCGACACCGAGCATGCGGCGAATCTGTTTGGCTTGAAGGAATTCGGCAATATTTATTCCCGGATCATGAACCCAACCAATGACGTGTTCGAGAAGCGTGTAGCTGCGTTGGAAGGCGGCGTCGGGGCATTGGCGACGGCATCGGGTCAGGCGGCGGTCACTTTCTCCATCTTAAATATTGCCGGGGCGGGTGACGAAATCGTCTCCTCCACCTCGTTGTACGGCGGTACCTATAATCTGTTTTCCACAACGTTGCCTAAGCTTGGTGTGCACGTGAAGTTCGTGGATTCCTCGAATCCGGAAAACTTCCGCGCAGCGATCACGGACAAGACGAAGGCGCTTTACGCTGAGACGATCGGCAACCCGAAGGGTGACGTGCTGGACATCGAAGCGGTCGCGGCGATTGCCCATGAGCATGGGATTCCGTTGATCGTCGACAATACGTTCCCAAGCCCGTATTTGCTGCGTCCGATCGATTTTGGCGCGGACATCGTCGTGCATTCGGCAACGAAGTTTATCGGCGGGCACGGTACCTCGATCGGCGGTATCATCGTTGACAGCGGTAAATTCGACTGGGCTGCCAGCGGGAAATTCCCGGGCCTGACCGAGCCGGATCCAAGCTACCACGGCGTTGTATATACGCAAGCAGTCGGTCCGCTCGCTTACATCATCAAGGCCCGCGTTCAGCTGCAGCGCGATCTTGGCGCTTCGTTGTCGCCGTTTAACGCGTGGCTGCTGCTGCAAGGGCTGGAGACGTTGCATCTGCGCGTGGAACGCCACAGCCAGAACGCCCTGAAAGTGGCGCAATATCTGGAAGCGCATGAGCTGGTAGAATGGGTCAGCTACGCGGGATTGCCAAGCCACCCATCCTATGAACTGGCGCAAAAATACTTGCCAAAAGGCCAAGGCGCCATCCTCACGTTTGAAATTCGCGGCGGCGTGGAAGCCGGTCGCAAGCTAATCAATAGCGTGAAGCTGTTCTCGCATTTGGCCAATGTCGGCGATTCCAAGTCGTTGATCATTCATCCGGCCAGCACCACGCACCAACAGTTAACGGAAGCGGAACAATTGGCCGCCGGCGTCACGCCGGGGTTAATCCGCTTGTCCGTAGGGACGGAGTCGATCGACGACATCCTGTATGATTTGGAGCAGGCGATCGCTGCCAGCCAGGCCTAA
- the deoC gene encoding deoxyribose-phosphate aldolase, with amino-acid sequence MIDHTLLKADAGRAAIIKLAEEAKQYGFASVCVNPTWVKTAAEVLKDSPVKVCTVIGFPLGASAPEVKAFEASHAIAEGAGEVDMVINIGALKDGDDGLVLRDIAGVVQAAAGKALVKVIIETCLLTDEEIVRACKLSVEAGADFVKTSTGFSTGGATVEAVELMRKTVGPNVGVKASGGVRTLADAEAMIKAGATRLGTSAGVAIAQGQSGQNDY; translated from the coding sequence ATGATCGATCATACGCTGCTCAAGGCGGACGCCGGACGCGCCGCCATTATTAAATTAGCGGAGGAAGCCAAGCAATACGGCTTCGCTTCCGTATGCGTTAACCCGACCTGGGTCAAGACCGCAGCGGAGGTTCTGAAAGACTCCCCGGTGAAGGTGTGCACCGTCATCGGCTTCCCGCTGGGTGCCTCGGCGCCGGAAGTGAAGGCGTTTGAAGCGTCTCATGCGATTGCCGAAGGCGCGGGCGAAGTCGATATGGTCATCAACATCGGCGCGCTCAAGGACGGCGACGACGGGCTGGTCCTCCGCGATATCGCCGGGGTTGTTCAGGCCGCGGCAGGCAAAGCGCTGGTGAAGGTCATTATCGAGACCTGCCTGCTCACCGACGAGGAAATCGTGCGGGCCTGCAAGCTGTCCGTGGAAGCCGGAGCGGATTTCGTCAAAACGTCGACCGGGTTCTCCACCGGCGGGGCTACCGTCGAAGCGGTGGAGCTGATGCGCAAAACGGTAGGTCCAAACGTTGGCGTGAAGGCGTCCGGCGGCGTGCGCACGCTGGCTGATGCCGAAGCGATGATCAAGGCAGGGGCAACGCGCCTTGGCACCAGTGCCGGCGTGGCCATCGCCCAAGGTCAAAGCGGCCAAAACGACTACTAA
- the def gene encoding peptide deformylase: MSKFNRNYIITMDDIVREGDPILRVVTEPVSIPPTEEDREEMAAMLQFLKNSQDPEMSKKYKLRAGVGLSANQIGLNKRMFAALLMDENGKDRPLALYNPKIISHSQAMTYLPESEGCLSVDRTVQGFVPRYEKVQVKAYDDEGNEIKLRFKGFDAIVMQHEIDHLNGIMFYDHINPEHPFKLPSGVPISSLY, from the coding sequence ATGAGTAAATTCAACCGCAATTACATCATTACGATGGATGATATTGTAAGAGAAGGGGATCCTATTCTCAGAGTGGTGACGGAGCCGGTCAGCATCCCCCCAACCGAGGAAGACCGCGAGGAAATGGCGGCGATGCTGCAATTTCTGAAGAACAGCCAGGATCCCGAGATGTCGAAGAAATACAAGCTGCGGGCGGGCGTGGGGTTGTCGGCGAATCAGATCGGACTGAACAAGCGGATGTTCGCAGCTCTGCTGATGGACGAGAACGGCAAGGATCGGCCGCTCGCTTTGTACAATCCGAAGATCATCAGCCATTCTCAGGCGATGACGTATTTGCCGGAGAGCGAGGGCTGCCTGTCGGTCGACCGGACGGTGCAGGGCTTCGTTCCACGCTACGAGAAGGTCCAAGTGAAGGCATACGATGATGAGGGCAACGAGATCAAGCTTCGGTTCAAAGGCTTTGACGCAATCGTGATGCAACATGAGATCGATCATCTAAACGGTATCATGTTTTATGATCATATCAATCCGGAGCATCCGTTTAAGCTGCCGAGCGGTGTGCCGATTTCCAGTTTATATTAA
- a CDS encoding helix-turn-helix transcriptional regulator encodes MNNKIKQFRKRLGLTQNELAAECGVTRQTINCVENNRYDPTLELAFKLAKILQTKVDELFIYE; translated from the coding sequence ATGAACAATAAGATCAAGCAATTCCGGAAGCGGCTGGGCTTAACCCAGAATGAGCTGGCCGCGGAATGCGGCGTCACGCGCCAAACGATCAATTGCGTGGAGAACAACCGGTACGACCCGACGCTGGAGCTGGCTTTCAAGCTTGCGAAAATTTTGCAGACGAAGGTGGATGAACTGTTTATTTATGAGTAA